Proteins from a genomic interval of Corallincola holothuriorum:
- a CDS encoding DUF7281 domain-containing protein, whose amino-acid sequence MNKRQLEVLRRQIRYWRDEVTLNPSWRAICDEFELQERIEGSLIRFQFKDKAWLREQAKRSGYGDLLLDDAPTGHRIDAARSGLVNEKLAPVTPEQQYVLLTSQGGKLPCAGVEKLQPRMSVRVAIDDLALALIDVLVIVENLDVFDHWHCTNLPAELGTAVATYRGHDSVAKGVCHLIERLPQTVQIVVFPDLDPDGLKIALTTPKVNSLLICDFTDDLIAVGSSDDFNKQHQAAKYLDGAELAAWQPLWTELKKHKRSIKQQHMLAHKVELRLIPLTK is encoded by the coding sequence ATGAATAAACGCCAGCTGGAGGTTCTCAGGCGACAGATCCGCTATTGGCGCGATGAAGTGACGCTTAATCCGAGTTGGCGGGCGATCTGTGATGAGTTTGAACTGCAGGAGCGGATCGAAGGTTCCTTGATCCGTTTCCAGTTCAAAGACAAAGCGTGGTTGCGCGAACAAGCAAAGCGCAGCGGCTACGGTGACCTGTTATTAGATGACGCACCCACGGGTCATCGCATAGATGCCGCCCGCAGTGGACTAGTGAATGAAAAGTTAGCGCCAGTGACGCCCGAACAGCAGTATGTTCTATTAACAAGCCAAGGCGGCAAACTGCCATGCGCTGGTGTAGAAAAACTGCAGCCTAGAATGAGTGTACGGGTCGCTATCGACGACTTAGCGCTAGCGCTGATTGATGTGTTGGTGATCGTGGAAAATCTCGATGTGTTTGACCACTGGCATTGCACGAACTTACCGGCCGAACTGGGAACCGCTGTGGCCACTTACCGTGGTCACGATAGTGTGGCTAAAGGGGTGTGTCATCTTATCGAGCGTTTGCCTCAAACAGTACAGATTGTGGTATTTCCTGATCTTGACCCCGATGGTCTAAAAATCGCCCTGACCACACCTAAAGTAAATAGCCTGCTGATCTGTGATTTTACTGATGACTTAATCGCCGTTGGAAGTAGCGATGACTTCAATAAACAGCATCAGGCAGCGAAGTATCTGGATGGGGCAGAGCTAGCGGCTTGGCAGCCATTGTGGACGGAATTAAAAAAGCATAAACGCAGCATCAAACAGCAGCATATGTTGGCGCATAAAGTTGAGTTGCGACTAATACCACTAACGAAGTGA